The window CTGTCAGATAGTATTCCCAGGCGCTGCTGAGcaatgattaaaaataaatgttggCCACCCAAATGTAGTGATCAACTTATGGACCGAAACAGCTCTTTTCAAGGCCACTAAAGACCTGTCTTTAGTTTTGTTCACAATAAATGCACTgtcaaaaatagaaaaattgtgtttatttaattttgttcTGTTGTTATTTGATagaaataacaactgttccacatttttataaaatgccTTCAGTAAATctctaataatattttatagaaaacaAGATTTGGTTTTTAATTAGTTCTTTCAAAAAGCCAACACTATGacatttcaaatgatatataatttggTATGATTATTTAAATTTCTGAAGATGAAAAAGACAAATACAACTCACAACTCATTGCTACGCAACACAAGTTCGAGGCGATTCCATattttgtatcaccactgtatatatGATTCGTTAAGATGCGTGGCCTTCAATAGACAGATTACGAGTTCTATTGAAACGCTTTATATCTGAAATCAGCTTAATTTGAGATTCATTTAAGATTTTTAAGTTTTACTGATTCATTGTTAATGAAAAGTAGGTTATGAATCAATGTTAAATTGTTCAAAATGATCCAGCACAGTATGGATGTTAAAgccttttatttttgtaattacaCACAAAAAATATCGTGATTAAAGCTATATATGACCTTAACACAGCCTCTTACCAGTGTTCCTGACTCACATCAGACTCACTATTTAGGTTTATAAACCAGTATAATCTACATTTGAGTAGGAGGATCCTACTTAGTAAATGTTAAACTATGGATAGTCAGTTATATATTAGTTTTATGTAGtctgttgtcttctcttgtttaCAATGATATCTCTATGGAGATGATGATGTTTGTATTTTCTTCATGAAAGCgagcatttttatattttatattgtcaaCTATTGTTATTGTAAGTTCTAGCAACTTCACCATGGCAAGTGTCCTTTCAGTACCCAGCCATTAACATGTCTAATGCTTGCTTCTTGTATTCTCTCGCTTCTCTGTAGTGGCCAAGTGAGTCGTGTGCTGAGCTAATGTGTAAATAGCAAGACACAACATGCTTATGATTGGAATTGTTTCCATACATGGCCTTTAGCATTATTAGTGCTTTTTCGTAACATTCTAATGCTTTTCTGTAATCACCCAGTGAGTTGTGTGCTGagccaatgttattgtagctacTAGCAATATCGGCATGATTGgtgttctctccatacacagccttttttATCGTTAGGGCTTTTTCATAATAATCTAATGCTTTTCTGTAGTCACTTTGTGAGTAGTGTGCTGagccaatgttattgtagctacTAGCAAAATCGGCATGATTGGcgttctctccatacacagccttttgtaTCATTAATGCTTTTTCGTAATATTCAAATGcttttctgtagtcacccaGTGAGTTGTGTGCTAagccaatgttattgtagctagCTGCAATATCGGCATAGTTGgtgttctctccatacacagccttttgtatcattaatgctttttcgtaatattctaatgcttttCTGTAGCCACCCAGTGAGTTGTGTGCTAagccaatgttattgtagctagtagcaatatcgaCATGGTTGGTGTTCTCTCCATACGCAGCTTTATCTATCATTAATGCGTTTTCGTAATATTTCAATGCTTTTTTGTAGTCACCCAATGAGTTGAGTGCTGagccaatgttattgtagctagTAGAAATATGGGGATGATTGgtgttctctccatacacagccttttgtaTCATTAATGCTTTTTCGTAATATTCAAATGcttttctgtagtcacccaaTGAGTCGTGTGTTGAGCCCATGTtattgtagctagtagcaatatcgaCATGGTTGGTgttttctccatacacagcgtTATTTATCATTGATGCTTTTTCATAACACGATAAGGCTTTCCTGTAGTCACCCAGTGAGTTGTGTGCTGAACCAATGCTATTGTAGCTAGCAGCAATATCAGCATGGTTGgtgttctctccatacacagctttatttatcattaatgctttttCAAAACACGCTAAGGcttttctgtagtcacccaaTGAGTGGTGTACTGAGCCAATGTTATTGCAGCTTGCAGCAATATCAGCATGGTTGGtattctctccatacacagccttttgcatgACTAGTGCTTTTTCGTAATGTTGTAAAGcttttctgtagtcacccaatgatttgtgtactgagccaatgttattgtagctagCAGCAATATCCGGATGGTTGGCattctctccatacacagccttttttATCGTTAGGGCTTTTTCGTAATATTCCAAAGCTTGTCTGTAATCACCCAGTGAGTTGTGTGCCGATCCAATGTTACTGTATCTAACAGCAATATCGGCATGGTAGGTGTTctttccatacacagccttttctATCCTTAATGCTTTTTCATAACATGCTAAGGcttttctgtagtcacccaGTGAGTTGTGTGCTGagccaatgttattgtagcttgTGGCAATAATGGTATGGTTGGTGTTttttccatacacagcctttagCATTTTTAGTGCTGTTTTGTAACATTCTAATGCTTTTCTGTTATCACCCAGTAATTTGTGTGCTAagccaatgttattgtagctagtagcaatatcgacatggttggtgttctctccatacacagcgTTATTTATTATTGATGCTTTTTCATAACACGTTAACGcttttctgtagtcacccaaTGAGTTGTGTGCTAagccaatgttattgtagctagtagcaatatcgacatggttggtgttctctccatacacagcgttatttatcattaatgctttttCATAACACGATAAGGCTTCTCTGTAATCACCCAGTGAGTCGTGTGCTGAACCAATGCTATTGTAGCTAGCAGCAATATCAGCATGGTTGAtgttctctccatacacagccttttgtaTGACTAGTGCTTCTTTGCAATGTTCTAATGcttttctgtagtcacccaGTGAGTGGTGTACTGAGCCAATGTTACCATAGCTAATAGCAATATCGACATGGTTGgtgttctctccatacacagcgttatttatcattaatgctttttCATAACACGATAAGGCTTCTCTGTAATCACCCAGTGAGCCGTGTGCTGAACCAATGCTATTGTAGCTAGCAGCAATATCAGCATGGTTGgtgttctctccatacacagccttttgtaTGACTAGTGCTTCTTTGCAATGTTCTAATGcttttctgtagtcacccaGTGAGTGGTGTACTGAGCCAATGTTACCATAGCTAATAGCAATATCGACATGGTTGGTgttttctccatacacagctttatCTGTCATTAATGCTTTTTCATAATATTCCAATGCTTTTTTGTAGTCACCCAGTGAGGCGTGTGCtgaaccaatgttattgtagctagCAGCAATATCGGTGTGTTTGGagttctctccatacacagcctttt of the Watersipora subatra chromosome 4, tzWatSuba1.1, whole genome shotgun sequence genome contains:
- the LOC137394450 gene encoding tetratricopeptide repeat protein 28-like — translated: MYGEKINHTDIAKSYDNIGSTYLSLGNYREALDYHTKGLQMHKAVHGENANHTDIAISYRNTGSTHRSLCNYKNALHASEQALEILKTVHVKDQNHRDVASSYFDIGSVHHSLGDYRKALEYYKEALVIQKAVYGENSKHTDIAASYNNIGSAHASLGDYKKALEYYEKALMTDKAVYGENTNHVDIAISYGNIGSVHHSLGDYRKALEHCKEALVIQKAVYGENTNHADIAASYNSIGSAHGSLGDYREALSCYEKALMINNAVYGENTNHVDIAISYGNIGSVHHSLGDYRKALEHCKEALVIQKAVYGENINHADIAASYNSIGSAHDSLGDYREALSCYEKALMINNAVYGENTNHVDIATSYNNIGLAHNSLGDYRKALTCYEKASIINNAVYGENTNHVDIATSYNNIGLAHKLLGDNRKALECYKTALKMLKAVYGKNTNHTIIATSYNNIGSAHNSLGDYRKALACYEKALRIEKAVYGKNTYHADIAVRYSNIGSAHNSLGDYRQALEYYEKALTIKKAVYGENANHPDIAASYNNIGSVHKSLGDYRKALQHYEKALVMQKAVYGENTNHADIAASCNNIGSVHHSLGDYRKALACFEKALMINKAVYGENTNHADIAASYNSIGSAHNSLGDYRKALSCYEKASMINNAVYGENTNHVDIATSYNNMGSTHDSLGDYRKAFEYYEKALMIQKAVYGENTNHPHISTSYNNIGSALNSLGDYKKALKYYENALMIDKAAYGENTNHVDIATSYNNIGLAHNSLGGYRKALEYYEKALMIQKAVYGENTNYADIAASYNNIGLAHNSLGDYRKAFEYYEKALMIQKAVYGENANHADFASSYNNIGSAHYSQSDYRKALDYYEKALTIKKAVYGENTNHADIASSYNNIGSAHNSLGDYRKALECYEKALIMLKAMYGNNSNHKHVVSCYLHISSAHDSLGHYREAREYKKQALDMLMAGY